A stretch of the Actinoalloteichus fjordicus genome encodes the following:
- a CDS encoding MarR family winged helix-turn-helix transcriptional regulator — protein sequence MSGEREIAAEPMLVEQDVLPAAGLFLDRHQVPVPAGDPMPVDGEQVAALCGALVVIGPPPAEVLLGIPATHTADCLDCRAVIIGVDTAPMTEDDAEPVARAYVRRPGTVPVHVIELGPAAEPPAALIARCGQVFHVGDPVDHLRPGDGAPCTLCLLRTSSSPFGRSAVCSADATEDGTTPEPTTAIRRRERRMSVTRPTDVPVLSGPPAHGSTSDGTRSTPAAITRAGAASPPPIAPGTAKPAGPPVPPVPLDVAVGAGTVAAEPWVMWETLIAAVQRWTVQPADALRNNHGITVYDYRLLRLLARAPRPMRKAITNTALDLPPRSLDHSVTRLADRGYLTVTGRGNEKRLALTDPGIAFLEEVIDTLRTATADSLPATALAPRDRTILVTLLNRLRR from the coding sequence ATGAGCGGCGAGCGCGAGATCGCCGCCGAACCGATGCTCGTCGAGCAGGACGTCCTTCCCGCAGCGGGGCTGTTCCTCGACCGCCATCAGGTCCCGGTTCCGGCGGGCGATCCGATGCCGGTCGACGGCGAGCAGGTCGCCGCCCTCTGCGGCGCGCTGGTGGTCATCGGGCCACCGCCCGCCGAGGTCCTGCTGGGCATCCCCGCCACCCACACCGCCGACTGTCTCGACTGTCGGGCCGTGATCATCGGCGTCGACACCGCTCCGATGACGGAGGACGACGCCGAACCCGTTGCGCGGGCCTACGTCCGCCGGCCCGGCACCGTCCCGGTGCACGTCATCGAACTCGGCCCCGCCGCCGAGCCGCCCGCCGCGCTCATCGCCCGGTGCGGGCAGGTGTTCCACGTCGGTGACCCCGTCGACCACCTCCGGCCCGGCGACGGCGCTCCCTGCACCCTCTGCCTGCTCCGCACGTCATCGAGCCCGTTCGGCAGGTCGGCTGTCTGCTCCGCCGATGCGACCGAGGACGGCACGACACCCGAACCCACCACGGCTATCCGAAGGAGAGAACGGCGAATGTCCGTCACCAGGCCGACCGATGTTCCAGTGCTGTCCGGCCCTCCGGCCCACGGCTCGACATCCGACGGGACGCGCTCGACACCGGCGGCGATCACGCGGGCGGGAGCAGCCTCGCCGCCGCCGATCGCGCCCGGTACGGCGAAGCCCGCAGGCCCGCCCGTTCCGCCGGTTCCCCTGGATGTCGCCGTCGGCGCGGGCACCGTGGCGGCCGAGCCCTGGGTGATGTGGGAGACGCTGATCGCCGCCGTCCAACGCTGGACCGTGCAACCCGCCGACGCCCTGCGCAACAACCACGGCATCACCGTCTACGACTACCGACTCCTGCGCCTGCTCGCCCGCGCACCCCGACCGATGCGCAAGGCCATCACCAACACCGCACTCGACCTCCCACCCCGCAGCCTCGACCACAGCGTCACCCGCCTCGCCGACCGCGGCTACCTCACCGTCACCGGCCGAGGCAACGAGAAACGACTGGCACTCACCGACCCCGGCATCGCCTTCCTCGAAGAGGTCATCGACACCCTCCGGACCGCGACGGCCGACAGCCTTCCCGCCACCGCACTGGCACCCCGAGACCGCACCATCCTCGTCACCCTCCTCAACCGACTACGCCGCTGA
- a CDS encoding RapZ C-terminal domain-containing protein, producing MGCRDCQFYTGPGIVQSGRRFAFGARIMAAQARDSRAVHIAVGCTGGWHRSPAVVLLLADLLGAAHPRCTLTITHRDLTRCGIGVSAV from the coding sequence ATGGGGTGTCGTGACTGCCAGTTCTACACTGGGCCGGGCATCGTCCAGTCGGGTCGGCGGTTCGCCTTCGGCGCCCGGATCATGGCCGCGCAGGCGCGCGACAGCCGGGCGGTTCACATCGCGGTCGGGTGCACGGGCGGGTGGCACCGATCGCCCGCAGTGGTCCTGCTGCTGGCCGATCTCCTCGGCGCCGCGCACCCGCGCTGCACGCTGACCATCACCCACCGCGATCTCACCCGTTGTGGGATCGGCGTTTCCGCAGTCTGA
- a CDS encoding multicopper oxidase family protein, with amino-acid sequence MTSLTRRNLLRGLGLGAVGAAIGVPLVAGIAGSDSTGLLLTSRLPLPTPFTLPAVIPPVLAPTRVDAAADHYELTQRAARVEIIPGVSTEIWGYDGRFPGPTIVSRRGRRTVVRHRNELPVPAVVHLHGGHTPPEHDGYPTDLILPVGTSAEPHRGGGVLAEGERSYDYPLDQRAATLWYHDHRMDFTAPSVWRGLAGFHLVTDDEEDALPLPRGERDLPLMIADRSFAADGTLHYPSLDPTLSGRPGVQEPYAGGVLGDVILVNGVPWPLAEVRGARYRLRLLNASNARRYRLALDPPPPGGGGLVQIGTDAGLLAAPVRHDAVELASAQRCDVIVDFGRYRPGTEVTLINEFGAGSTASVLRFRVGERIADDTAIPERLSEIVPLDPAEAVVTRTLRFQSTRLHGMSGWTVNGRPFHPDEVHAEPRLGTVEIWRLISDFHHPVHLHLSPFQVLSRGTGGPGPYDHGWQDTIDVRPAEEAAIIVRFERYAGRYVFHCHNLEHEDMMMMANLVTVE; translated from the coding sequence ATGACCTCGCTGACCAGACGGAATCTGCTGCGCGGTCTGGGACTCGGGGCGGTCGGCGCGGCGATCGGCGTGCCGCTCGTCGCCGGGATCGCCGGGTCCGACTCGACGGGCCTGCTGCTGACCAGCCGCCTCCCGCTGCCCACGCCCTTCACCCTGCCCGCCGTGATCCCGCCCGTGCTCGCTCCGACTCGGGTCGACGCGGCGGCCGATCACTACGAGCTGACCCAGCGCGCCGCCCGGGTGGAGATCATTCCGGGCGTCTCGACCGAGATCTGGGGCTACGACGGCCGATTCCCCGGCCCCACGATCGTCTCCCGGCGGGGCAGGCGGACCGTGGTCCGGCATCGCAACGAGCTGCCGGTGCCCGCCGTGGTGCACCTGCACGGCGGCCACACCCCGCCGGAGCACGACGGTTACCCCACCGACCTGATCCTGCCGGTCGGGACGTCCGCCGAGCCGCATCGCGGCGGCGGCGTGCTCGCCGAGGGGGAACGGAGCTACGACTATCCGCTGGACCAGCGCGCCGCGACCCTCTGGTACCACGACCATCGGATGGACTTCACCGCGCCGAGCGTCTGGCGTGGCCTGGCGGGCTTCCACCTGGTGACCGACGACGAGGAGGACGCCCTCCCGCTGCCCCGTGGCGAGCGCGATCTGCCGTTGATGATCGCCGACCGGTCCTTCGCGGCCGACGGGACGCTGCACTATCCGAGCCTCGACCCGACGCTGTCCGGCCGGCCGGGCGTCCAGGAGCCCTATGCGGGCGGCGTGCTCGGGGACGTGATCCTGGTGAACGGCGTGCCGTGGCCGCTGGCGGAGGTGCGCGGGGCCCGGTATCGGCTCCGCCTGCTCAACGCCTCCAACGCCCGCCGCTATCGGCTGGCCCTGGACCCGCCCCCGCCGGGCGGCGGCGGCCTCGTCCAGATCGGCACCGATGCGGGCCTGCTCGCCGCGCCGGTCCGGCACGACGCCGTCGAGCTGGCCTCGGCCCAACGCTGCGACGTGATCGTCGACTTCGGACGGTATCGACCGGGCACCGAGGTGACGCTGATCAACGAGTTCGGCGCCGGGTCGACGGCGTCGGTGCTGCGGTTCCGCGTCGGCGAGCGCATTGCCGACGACACCGCGATTCCGGAGCGGCTCAGCGAGATCGTTCCATTGGACCCGGCCGAGGCGGTCGTCACCCGCACCCTGCGCTTCCAGTCGACGCGACTGCACGGGATGTCGGGCTGGACGGTCAACGGCAGGCCGTTCCACCCCGACGAGGTCCACGCCGAACCCCGGCTGGGCACTGTGGAGATCTGGCGGCTGATCTCCGACTTCCATCACCCCGTGCACCTGCACCTGAGCCCGTTCCAGGTGCTCTCACGCGGCACCGGCGGCCCCGGCCCGTACGACCACGGCTGGCAGGACACCATCGACGTGCGCCCGGCGGAGGAGGCCGCGATCATCGTGCGCTTCGAGCGGTATGCGGGGCGATACGTGTTCCACTGCCACAACCTGGAGCACGAGGACATGATGATGATGGCGAACCTGGTCACCGTGGAGTGA
- a CDS encoding oxygenase MpaB family protein — MIDQAGIEALKFHGDPLADDVITDLVATDQVGAVNEVLAQFRANDQPVPEELPPSVRAYLLATDTVPDWTDLDRVAGAYDFFIDDGVHVASVLSFGAMVNCYAQPRPSRVLALTHRLNQPHRRLSETSQFVLNMMGPAPFGAGGAFMPTIQKTRLIHAAVRYFITRSGTWDVEADGVPICQQDLLGALLIFSVQVIDGMRRIGVSVTEQEAEDYYYVWRVTGALLGIPADAMPETLAEAQELNATLVEASYAPSAEGVELTRNLLDLYEKMVPGKVFDGVVAAMVRQTVHPHVADWMGVPHSRGWRRAVRAGARLMRVLERAEDRSRLATTVLDKAGSLLLSGSARVLCDGQPTTLNIPAELKEKWLAAGTCPAGRG; from the coding sequence GTGATCGACCAAGCCGGCATCGAGGCGTTGAAATTCCACGGCGACCCGCTCGCGGACGACGTGATCACCGACCTCGTGGCCACCGACCAGGTGGGCGCGGTGAACGAGGTCCTCGCTCAGTTCCGCGCCAACGACCAGCCCGTCCCCGAGGAGTTACCGCCGTCGGTGCGGGCGTATCTCCTCGCCACCGACACCGTGCCCGACTGGACCGACCTCGATCGCGTGGCGGGCGCGTATGACTTCTTCATCGACGACGGCGTGCACGTCGCCTCGGTCCTGTCGTTCGGTGCGATGGTCAACTGCTACGCGCAGCCGAGACCGTCCCGGGTGCTGGCGCTGACCCACAGATTGAATCAACCGCATCGACGGCTGTCGGAGACTTCGCAGTTCGTGCTCAACATGATGGGGCCTGCACCGTTCGGGGCCGGTGGAGCCTTCATGCCCACCATCCAGAAGACCCGGTTGATCCATGCCGCCGTGCGGTACTTCATCACTCGCTCCGGTACCTGGGACGTCGAGGCCGACGGGGTGCCCATCTGCCAGCAGGATCTGCTCGGCGCGCTGCTCATCTTCTCGGTACAGGTGATCGACGGCATGCGGCGGATCGGGGTCTCCGTGACCGAGCAGGAAGCCGAGGACTACTACTACGTCTGGCGGGTGACCGGCGCCTTACTCGGAATTCCCGCCGATGCGATGCCGGAGACCCTGGCCGAGGCACAAGAACTCAACGCGACGCTCGTCGAAGCCTCGTACGCGCCATCGGCCGAAGGCGTGGAGCTCACGCGGAATCTGCTCGACCTCTACGAGAAGATGGTGCCCGGCAAGGTGTTCGACGGCGTCGTCGCGGCGATGGTCCGCCAGACGGTTCATCCGCACGTGGCCGACTGGATGGGCGTGCCGCATTCCCGAGGCTGGCGCCGTGCCGTCCGCGCCGGAGCCCGGTTGATGCGTGTCCTGGAACGGGCGGAGGACCGCAGCAGGCTCGCCACGACCGTCCTGGACAAGGCGGGCAGCCTGCTGCTCAGTGGCAGCGCCCGTGTCCTGTGCGACGGGCAGCCCACCACGCTGAACATCCCCGCCGAGCTGAAGGAGAAGTGGCTCGCGGCGGGTACGTGCCCGGCCGGTCGCGGGTGA
- a CDS encoding helix-turn-helix domain-containing protein: MVGATPRAAAIGRELRRAREDAGLTARQLALRLGKAHTTVGRWESGERAPKPVDLAAALAILDVESALRDELVELARDTDGTKWVAVGLPEQTRQMAAILETEEQATRITSLALTLIPGLIQTREYAQAIIGGGGLGADEVRARVATRVSRRDVLTRRRHPAAYLALIDESALHRGIGDREVMADQLRVILDMAKRPNIEIRIIPLGSGWHPGLEGPFELYERPDGQALIHVENRRSGLFFHEVDDVAAYQNAADVVADVAMSPAESVTLIAEIATALERTS; the protein is encoded by the coding sequence ATGGTCGGTGCCACACCACGTGCAGCCGCGATTGGGCGAGAACTCCGCCGTGCCCGTGAAGATGCCGGGCTTACGGCCCGACAGCTTGCGCTTCGCCTCGGCAAAGCGCATACGACGGTCGGACGTTGGGAATCCGGCGAGCGTGCGCCGAAGCCCGTCGATCTAGCTGCTGCTTTGGCGATCCTCGATGTTGAGAGCGCACTGCGAGACGAACTAGTCGAACTAGCACGCGACACCGACGGCACGAAATGGGTCGCCGTCGGGCTGCCTGAGCAGACGAGGCAGATGGCCGCGATCTTGGAGACCGAGGAGCAGGCCACCCGAATCACGAGCCTGGCGCTCACCCTCATTCCTGGACTCATCCAGACGCGCGAGTATGCCCAGGCCATCATCGGTGGGGGTGGGCTTGGTGCCGACGAAGTTCGTGCCAGAGTTGCAACGAGGGTCAGCCGCCGAGACGTCCTCACGCGTCGCCGACATCCAGCCGCTTACCTCGCGCTCATTGACGAGAGTGCCCTACACAGAGGCATCGGGGACCGCGAGGTGATGGCTGACCAGCTACGGGTGATCCTCGACATGGCCAAGCGGCCCAACATTGAGATCCGCATCATTCCGCTCGGGTCTGGGTGGCACCCTGGGCTGGAGGGACCATTCGAGCTTTATGAACGTCCGGACGGGCAGGCCCTCATACACGTCGAGAACCGACGAAGCGGCCTGTTCTTCCACGAGGTTGATGACGTCGCGGCTTATCAAAACGCCGCAGACGTCGTCGCCGACGTGGCGATGAGCCCGGCCGAGTCCGTCACGCTCATCGCCGAGATCGCCACTGCACTGGAAAGGACGTCATGA
- a CDS encoding DUF397 domain-containing protein gives MTRPQQPTIWRKSSRSQNTTNCVEIGRTPGRVGIRDTKNRDGGTLIVGRADFSSFLRAVKADRLG, from the coding sequence ATGACGCGACCGCAGCAGCCAACCATTTGGCGGAAGTCGAGCCGATCGCAGAACACAACCAACTGCGTCGAGATCGGCCGCACCCCCGGCCGAGTCGGCATCCGCGACACTAAGAACCGCGACGGCGGCACCCTCATCGTCGGTCGCGCCGACTTCAGCAGCTTCCTCCGCGCGGTCAAGGCCGACAGGCTCGGCTGA
- a CDS encoding dipeptide ABC transporter ATP-binding protein — protein MTETDTAAPLLELRDLEVSFSTAPGATPAVRGVDLMVRPGERVAVVGESGSGKSTAAMAVLGLLAGRGRITSGNVLFRGEDITTAGEPRLRRLRGREVGLVPQDPMSNLNPVRRVGDQVAETLRAHGLATGAAARSRAIELMGDAGIPDAARRSRQYPHEFSGGMRQRVLIAIGLACQPQLLIADEPTSALDVTVQRQILDHLETLVSSLGTSLLFITHDLGLAADRADTVFVMSQGRVVESGSARGLLEDPQHEYTRRLVAAAPSVVTARRFLGGTTSTATTVAERETPAELGAADRSAAPTDPAARKDDDVLVVDGLVKDYRLRGRLSGTLRAVDDVSFGVRRGSTTAIVGESGSGKSTIAKMVLGLETPTAGTVRLDGRTVQTARGAERRAIRRAMQPVFQDPYGSLNPMFTIERIVDEPLRVFRTGDRQSRRKRVAELLDHVALPRSVAQRHPNELSGGQRQRVALARALALEPSVVICDEAVSALDVLVQDQVLRLLAGLQRDLGLTYLFITHDLAVVRLIADDVLVMRAGQVVERDTVDRVFENPETDYTRNLLDAIPGAGFFG, from the coding sequence ATGACCGAGACCGACACCGCCGCACCGCTTCTCGAACTACGCGACCTCGAGGTGTCCTTCTCCACCGCACCGGGCGCGACGCCCGCCGTGCGCGGGGTCGACCTCATGGTGCGCCCTGGCGAGCGGGTCGCCGTCGTCGGCGAGTCCGGCTCCGGGAAGTCCACCGCCGCGATGGCGGTCCTGGGCCTGTTGGCGGGCCGGGGCCGGATCACCTCGGGCAACGTCCTGTTCCGAGGCGAGGACATCACCACGGCGGGCGAGCCTCGGCTGCGCAGGCTGCGCGGCCGCGAGGTCGGGCTGGTGCCGCAGGATCCGATGTCCAACCTGAACCCGGTGCGCCGGGTCGGGGATCAGGTGGCCGAGACGCTGCGTGCCCACGGACTCGCCACGGGCGCGGCGGCGCGCAGCCGGGCGATCGAGCTGATGGGCGACGCGGGCATCCCGGACGCGGCGCGGCGGTCGCGGCAGTATCCGCACGAGTTCTCCGGCGGGATGCGGCAGCGGGTGCTCATCGCGATCGGGCTGGCCTGCCAGCCGCAGCTGCTCATCGCCGACGAGCCGACCTCCGCACTCGACGTCACCGTGCAGCGGCAGATCCTGGACCACCTGGAGACGCTCGTGTCGTCCCTAGGCACCTCGCTGCTGTTCATCACCCACGATCTCGGCCTGGCCGCCGACCGGGCGGACACGGTGTTCGTCATGTCGCAGGGCCGGGTGGTGGAGTCCGGCTCGGCGCGCGGGCTGCTGGAGGACCCGCAGCACGAGTACACCCGGCGGCTGGTGGCCGCCGCGCCGTCGGTGGTGACCGCCCGGCGATTCCTCGGCGGCACGACGTCGACCGCGACCACCGTCGCCGAGCGGGAGACACCGGCCGAACTCGGCGCGGCGGACCGCTCGGCCGCACCGACCGACCCGGCTGCGCGGAAGGACGATGACGTTCTCGTCGTCGACGGGCTGGTGAAGGACTATCGCCTCCGGGGACGGCTCTCGGGGACGCTGCGCGCGGTCGACGACGTCAGCTTCGGCGTGCGTCGGGGCTCCACCACCGCGATCGTCGGCGAGTCCGGCTCCGGGAAGTCCACCATCGCCAAGATGGTGCTGGGCCTGGAGACGCCCACGGCCGGTACGGTGCGGCTCGACGGCCGCACGGTGCAGACCGCGCGTGGCGCGGAGCGGCGGGCGATCCGCCGCGCGATGCAGCCGGTGTTCCAGGACCCCTACGGCTCGCTCAACCCGATGTTCACCATCGAGCGCATCGTGGACGAGCCGCTGCGGGTGTTCCGCACCGGTGACCGGCAAAGCCGCAGGAAGCGGGTCGCCGAGCTGCTCGATCACGTCGCGCTGCCGCGTAGCGTCGCGCAGCGCCACCCCAACGAGCTCTCCGGCGGACAGCGGCAGCGAGTCGCGCTGGCCAGGGCGCTGGCGCTGGAGCCCTCGGTGGTCATCTGCGACGAGGCGGTGTCCGCATTGGACGTCCTGGTCCAGGACCAGGTATTGCGGCTGCTCGCCGGGTTGCAGCGGGATCTGGGGCTGACCTACCTGTTCATCACCCACGACCTCGCCGTGGTGCGGCTCATCGCCGACGACGTCCTGGTGATGCGCGCGGGCCAGGTCGTCGAGCGGGACACCGTCGATCGGGTCTTCGAGAACCCGGAGACCGACTACACGCGCAATCTGCTCGACGCGATTCCGGGGGCGGGGTTCTTCGGCTGA
- a CDS encoding helix-turn-helix domain-containing protein, whose translation MSAMPAPPVDEAAPVQAGRRETLPVHSALRPWIESVSLDDVGGVTGPRRRTHPPDPATALVWRITAEGDSDLLVLGPRTHAAYRAGKELPLCVQLRIRPGHAQTLLGVAVDEIADRTVPLRTLWGRQAALLAEELTELGVDPPGVLHRLETTLLGRLTSRAGPGLDRAGLLREATARLAGGLRRTPERLGDAARDLGLSERQLRTVFTRAVGLSPRRFARVTRVRTVLAATGAGVGSWSRLAADAGYYDQSHLTAEFREVMQVTPGRFAAGSLPEAVPCRS comes from the coding sequence ATGAGCGCGATGCCAGCGCCGCCGGTGGATGAGGCGGCTCCGGTGCAGGCGGGTCGCCGGGAGACACTGCCCGTGCACTCGGCGCTGCGCCCGTGGATCGAGTCGGTCAGCCTCGACGACGTCGGCGGCGTGACGGGCCCGCGACGCCGCACCCATCCGCCGGACCCGGCCACCGCCCTGGTGTGGCGCATCACGGCCGAAGGTGACAGCGACCTGCTCGTGCTGGGCCCGCGTACCCACGCGGCCTACCGCGCAGGGAAGGAGCTGCCGCTGTGCGTGCAGCTTCGCATTCGGCCCGGCCACGCTCAGACGCTCCTCGGCGTGGCCGTCGACGAGATCGCCGACCGCACCGTGCCGTTGCGCACGCTGTGGGGCAGGCAGGCCGCGCTGCTGGCCGAGGAGTTGACCGAACTCGGCGTCGACCCGCCCGGCGTGCTGCATCGACTGGAGACGACGCTGCTCGGCCGCCTGACGAGCCGGGCCGGGCCGGGGCTCGATCGGGCGGGTCTCCTGCGGGAGGCCACCGCCCGACTGGCAGGCGGGCTGCGCCGGACCCCTGAGCGACTCGGCGACGCCGCCCGCGATCTGGGACTCAGCGAGCGGCAGTTGCGCACCGTCTTCACCAGGGCCGTCGGCCTCTCCCCGCGTCGCTTCGCCCGCGTCACCCGGGTGCGGACGGTCCTGGCCGCCACCGGCGCGGGCGTGGGCTCCTGGTCCCGGCTGGCCGCCGACGCGGGCTACTACGACCAGTCGCACCTGACGGCGGAGTTCCGCGAGGTCATGCAGGTGACGCCGGGCCGCTTCGCGGCGGGCAGTCTGCCGGAGGCTGTGCCGTGCCGGAGCTGA
- a CDS encoding NAD(P)H-binding protein has protein sequence MILITGATGTIGSLVLSALRQHGAEVRTMTRDPERLAATSALSAEQIVRGDLDQPESLPAALAGVDTVFLLTAFGPRLPEQEQNLVAAATTAGVQRIVKLSAISTGEDPTGTRPADWHLPGEQAVRGSGLAWTVLRPAGFASNALQWAESVRAGLPVPNTSGTGAQGVVDPRDVAEVATAALLSPEHDGTVYTLTGPETLSVPDQTAVLAAELDRPVPVVEVDLATVRQQMLAAGMDESIVKVTEYGLDQFRRGDADFVTDDVQRVLGRPALSFAAWVREHRAAFENGD, from the coding sequence ATGATCCTGATCACCGGTGCCACCGGCACCATCGGCAGCCTGGTCCTGTCCGCTCTCCGCCAGCACGGCGCCGAGGTCCGTACGATGACCCGCGACCCCGAGCGGCTCGCGGCGACGTCCGCCCTGTCCGCCGAACAGATCGTGCGCGGCGATCTCGACCAGCCCGAGTCACTGCCCGCGGCGCTGGCAGGCGTGGACACGGTCTTCCTGCTCACCGCCTTCGGCCCTCGGCTGCCGGAACAGGAGCAGAACCTCGTCGCGGCGGCGACCACGGCGGGGGTGCAGCGCATCGTCAAGCTCTCCGCGATCAGCACCGGCGAGGACCCCACCGGGACCCGCCCCGCCGACTGGCATCTTCCCGGCGAGCAGGCGGTGCGGGGCAGCGGGCTGGCCTGGACGGTGCTGCGCCCGGCGGGCTTCGCCTCCAACGCCCTGCAGTGGGCCGAGTCCGTTCGCGCGGGACTGCCGGTGCCGAACACGTCGGGCACCGGCGCCCAGGGGGTGGTCGATCCCCGCGACGTGGCCGAGGTCGCGACGGCGGCGCTGCTGTCGCCCGAGCACGACGGCACGGTCTACACCCTCACCGGCCCCGAGACGCTGAGCGTTCCCGACCAGACTGCGGTGCTCGCGGCGGAACTCGACCGGCCGGTGCCCGTCGTCGAGGTCGACCTGGCGACCGTTCGGCAGCAGATGCTCGCCGCCGGGATGGACGAATCTATCGTCAAGGTGACCGAGTACGGCCTGGATCAGTTCCGCCGGGGAGACGCCGACTTCGTGACCGACGACGTGCAGCGGGTCCTGGGGCGGCCTGCGCTGAGTTTCGCCGCGTGGGTCCGCGAGCATCGCGCGGCCTTCGAGAACGGCGACTGA
- a CDS encoding gamma-glutamyltransferase family protein, with the protein MTSRPTLQGTFGMAATTHWTASATAQAVLERGGNAFDAAVAAGFVLHVVEPHLNGPGGDLTGVFTTAADPSPQVLVGQGPAPQGATIEHYRAEGLDLVPGAGALGAAVPAAVDAWFVLLRDHGTWELADVLEFAIGYARDGHPVLARVCATIAGVSELFAEHWPTSAELWAPEGRAPEPGELVRLPAYARVLQRLVEAGADATDRVGRIEAARSAWREGFVAEAVEEFVRTPHRHASGTDHAGVITAADFAGFSAGYEPAVTVEFRGHTIAKTGFWGQGPALLQTLAILEGFTDAEIDPSTAAGAHRIVEALKLALADRDAYYGDGEGALAPPAETLLSAEYAAERRALIGETASAELRPGVLPGRTAYQPPLRVTYDVSGAGAAAGEPTVSRAGETKGDTCHVDVVDKWGNLVSVTPSGGWLQSSPTIPELGFCLGTRLQMTWLDEDSPSGLRPGQRPRTTLTPTLVLRDGVPVTALGSPGGDQQDQWQLLYLLRTIVGGYTPQQAIDAPAFHTTSMPGSFWPRTWTPGEIVVEDRIGEEVIAELTRLGHLVTRAGDWALGRLSSVSRDPATGVLTAAANPRGMQGYAVGR; encoded by the coding sequence ATGACCAGCCGCCCCACTCTCCAGGGCACGTTCGGCATGGCGGCGACGACCCACTGGACCGCCTCCGCCACCGCGCAGGCCGTGCTGGAGCGGGGCGGCAACGCCTTCGACGCCGCCGTGGCCGCAGGCTTCGTCCTGCACGTGGTGGAGCCGCACCTCAACGGTCCCGGCGGCGACCTCACCGGGGTGTTCACCACGGCGGCGGACCCGAGTCCGCAGGTGCTGGTGGGTCAGGGACCTGCACCGCAGGGCGCGACGATCGAGCACTACCGCGCGGAGGGGCTCGATCTCGTCCCCGGCGCCGGGGCGTTGGGCGCTGCGGTGCCCGCCGCCGTCGACGCCTGGTTCGTGCTGCTGCGCGACCACGGGACGTGGGAACTCGCCGACGTCCTGGAGTTCGCGATCGGCTACGCCCGCGACGGCCACCCCGTGCTGGCGCGGGTGTGCGCGACGATCGCCGGGGTCTCGGAGCTGTTCGCCGAGCACTGGCCGACCTCCGCCGAGCTGTGGGCGCCCGAGGGCCGGGCTCCCGAGCCCGGTGAGCTGGTGCGGCTGCCCGCCTATGCCCGCGTGCTGCAACGGCTGGTCGAGGCCGGTGCCGACGCGACGGATCGAGTGGGGCGCATCGAGGCCGCCCGGTCGGCATGGCGAGAGGGCTTCGTCGCCGAGGCCGTCGAGGAGTTCGTGCGCACCCCCCACCGGCACGCCTCGGGCACCGACCACGCAGGCGTGATCACGGCGGCGGACTTCGCCGGGTTCTCGGCGGGCTACGAGCCCGCCGTGACGGTGGAGTTCCGAGGTCACACGATCGCCAAGACCGGCTTCTGGGGCCAGGGGCCTGCGTTGTTGCAGACGCTGGCCATCCTGGAGGGCTTCACCGACGCCGAGATCGATCCGAGCACCGCAGCGGGCGCCCACCGGATCGTCGAGGCGTTGAAGCTGGCGCTCGCCGACCGGGACGCCTACTACGGCGACGGCGAGGGTGCGCTCGCCCCGCCTGCCGAGACGCTGCTGTCTGCGGAGTACGCCGCCGAGCGTCGGGCGCTGATCGGCGAGACCGCCTCGGCCGAGCTGCGACCGGGCGTACTGCCCGGTCGGACGGCCTACCAGCCGCCGCTGCGCGTGACCTACGACGTCTCCGGCGCGGGCGCCGCCGCAGGCGAGCCGACCGTCAGCCGCGCGGGCGAGACGAAGGGCGACACGTGTCATGTCGACGTCGTCGACAAGTGGGGCAACCTGGTCTCGGTGACGCCGTCGGGCGGCTGGCTCCAGTCCTCCCCCACCATCCCCGAGCTCGGCTTCTGCCTGGGCACGCGGCTGCAGATGACCTGGTTGGATGAGGACTCGCCCTCAGGCCTGCGCCCGGGGCAGCGGCCGCGCACCACGCTGACGCCGACCCTCGTGCTGCGCGACGGCGTGCCGGTGACCGCGCTCGGCTCGCCCGGCGGCGACCAGCAGGACCAGTGGCAGCTGCTCTACCTGCTGCGGACCATCGTCGGCGGGTACACGCCGCAGCAGGCGATCGACGCCCCGGCCTTCCACACCACCTCGATGCCCGGCTCCTTCTGGCCGCGCACCTGGACCCCCGGCGAGATCGTCGTCGAGGACCGCATCGGCGAGGAGGTCATCGCGGAACTGACCCGCCTCGGGCATCTCGTCACCAGGGCCGGCGACTGGGCGCTGGGCAGGCTGTCCTCGGTGTCCAGAGACCCGGCCACCGGAGTGCTGACGGCAGCGGCGAACCCCCGCGGCATGCAGGGCTACGCCGTCGGACGCTGA